A genomic segment from Leptolyngbya boryana PCC 6306 encodes:
- a CDS encoding alpha/beta hydrolase → MKHREGTLAGWQGMNLHYQSWHPDEPSQAVVTLVHGLGGYSNVFQNAVEYLVPQGYEVYAFDLRGHGRSAGQRGHINAWAEFREDLRLFLRFVRSQRTSCPMILWGHSLGGTIVLDYVLRSPDEIQGLIVTAPALGKVKISLVKLALGRIMSRTVPRFSLRLGLRHLGASNPIVEAYLNDPLRHDYASARLATEYFSTVRWIYRHAAELNIPLLIMHGSSDHVTLPEGSRLFFQQVIFPDKEHREYPGNYHDLYMDADCELVFSDLKDWLKRHLIGAKTCQPLIIEA, encoded by the coding sequence ATGAAACATCGAGAAGGAACTCTTGCCGGATGGCAGGGGATGAATCTTCATTATCAAAGTTGGCATCCTGACGAGCCGAGTCAGGCAGTTGTTACATTAGTGCATGGCTTAGGTGGATATAGCAATGTATTTCAGAATGCAGTGGAGTATTTAGTACCGCAAGGCTATGAAGTCTATGCCTTCGATTTACGAGGGCATGGACGTTCAGCAGGACAACGAGGACATATCAATGCGTGGGCGGAGTTTCGAGAAGACTTACGCCTCTTTTTACGCTTTGTACGATCGCAGCGAACCAGTTGCCCGATGATTCTATGGGGGCATAGTTTGGGCGGTACGATCGTGCTCGATTATGTTCTACGATCGCCCGATGAAATTCAGGGCTTGATTGTCACAGCACCTGCATTGGGAAAAGTAAAAATCTCGCTCGTGAAGTTAGCGCTCGGTCGAATCATGTCGCGGACTGTCCCACGATTTAGCTTACGTTTGGGTCTTCGTCACCTCGGAGCGAGCAATCCAATCGTTGAAGCGTATCTCAACGATCCGCTGCGACATGACTATGCCAGTGCACGACTCGCAACGGAATACTTTTCGACGGTTCGCTGGATTTATCGTCATGCAGCCGAGTTAAACATTCCGCTGCTGATTATGCACGGAAGTAGCGACCACGTGACGCTACCCGAAGGCAGCCGTTTATTCTTCCAGCAAGTTATCTTCCCAGATAAAGAGCATCGGGAATATCCAGGAAACTATCACGATCTGTATATGGATGCCGATTGTGAGCTAGTATTCTCAGATCTCAAAGACTGGTTGAAACGGCACTTGATTGGCGCAAAAACGTGTCAGCCGTTGATTATTGAAGCTTAA